The DNA window CGTGTAAAAAATCACTGGGTGCTCCATCACATGCATAGATAgatatatccttttttttttagggtgtttttgtGAAACcgataaaaaactaaaaaaaaatgcaattgaATAATTACTTTAGAATATATCGTACTTTCTTCTCTAATTTGTAGTTTCTCAGCTCATTGTCTGTCTGGGAGAATATGGCTCTTAACTCTTAATTTTCTGCAGTTATGAGATGACATTGTCTTCACACATTGATGATTCTCTCCTCTGAGACTTCACCATTAAGTACACACTGAAATATTCATATGGCAGCGCAttaaacagagggagggagagatgtttttatttccgCACGTTTGCGAAGGGGGAGGGATGGCTGGTTCGCCGTAGACGGCACACCCCTGACCATTGCAGCGTTACACACGATATTTTACTTGTTCCAAAGGCCTGAGATTGAGCTCGAAGCGTATAACGCTTGTTGTCTTCTGTTCGTGTTCACAGGAGCTGTACATTGCTGTCGGTATCTCCGGAGCCATCCAACACCTGGCTGGAATGAAAGATAGCAAGGTAAAGCCACTGGAGCCACATGGGCAGATAAACTCACCCTCTTTTGTACAAAAATCTATGTAATATTGACTTTATTGAAACTTTATAGTATCAATTTGTCTTGGATGTCTGGGTTTAGTCATGGGCGTTGTGGTAGAAAAAGATATAAAGACTTTTCCTGTGAAATCAAATACAAAGTGagcattttaagttttttattattttgtcatgtgcgtctttttttttttttttactcagacTATCGTTGCCATCAATAAGGACCCCGAGGCTCCCATTTTCCAGGTGGCTGACTATGGATTGGTGGCCGACCTGTTTAAGGTAGGCGCCAAGAATTGCTATAACCGTAACGATCTCCCCTTAGGAAACAAGCAAGCGTCGCCTGGATTCTGGATTTTCTTTGTACGCCTTGACTGCCCAGAGCCCTGAGTGACAGAATATAACATTTTCATCCTGGCTGATAAATTTTTCACGACGCCTTATTCCACCTAATGGAAATGTGCAACTGCTGAATTATTAAGTTCTTGAATTAATCCGAGGAGACTTCTGGCTCGAGATAAACACATTAGCATCTCCGGAGATATAAAAACTGATCAATAGTTGCATAAAAGTCTGCTTCAGTTTCTTTATCCAGCCCTCGCTTGCCAGGCCACTTATACGCTTAGTTGCGTTGTTGTGTCTAGCTGGAGATAGTGAGCCAGGCGTGTTGGCACAACTAACAGTGGAGTCCAGCACCGCCTGTGAAAGGCTAGTAGgttatattttcatttgtgtCCTGTtggtcatgttttatttagccCCTCGGTAGTGTCTGAGCAGACCAGGTGTCCTGACAAACTCTGTAGAAGTGATTAGTAATAATAGCTAGAGGCAGCAGAGTTGTGACCTACTGGGCGAGATCATCTTACATGTGATCACTCCTCAGATAACTGATTAAAATGGATGGGCTTTCTACTTTTTCCCCAAATGGACAGTTGATACCCCCGTACCGACGGAGGCGGTGACTGATGGTTCTGTTCTCGGCTCACAAGGAGAGCCATTTGAATAATTTTGCACTCATATTTACCCGGACAGGCTTTCAAATCTGTCTTCTTcagaacaacaaaacatgcaTTATCGTCACATAAATTTATGGGCCAGATGTTTCCCCTGCTGAGACTTGCTCTTCATTTATCAAAAGATGAATGCTCGTGTACCTGCAGCGCTCCTGATACAGCTCATTTACATAGTGAGCAGCAGCATGTGCGACTGTTAGTGCAACACACTCAGAAATAATACGAAGGGAAAACGATATAAAATATGCTTTGGATGAGAGTCAAAGGTGTCACCGAACGTTTATCTTCGTATAATCCATGAGGACATATGGATACACACATAAGAAATATCTCAAACTGAAGGATTTGTGCAGGGTGTTGAGTTTCATTTAACAAGTCGGTTCTGGAACAATGCAGCAAGCGTGTACTTCGAGTTTTCCAGACCGTAGTAGATACATTTAACAGAATAGATTTGCTGAGATTTGAACAGTCGTGATGCTGTTAAAATATCCCATTAAGCCTAGACTGTGTTTTCTCTTAAGGCCGTTCCTGAGATGACTGAAGCACTGGGCAAGTGAGAAGAAACTCCCACGAACTTCCATCACATAAATCAAGACAGCGATCACAGTCAACGCCTTAAAAAGTTTTTGGTGGTGTGAGTGTTTGCTTCTCTCTGGTTGTTTTCAGGAACACGTTCTCAAGAATAAACACCATTGTTATATTTACAGAACAAGTGTTAAATATCCTTGGGCAAGGGGAAGGGTTGCTTTTGGTAGTACACGTCTTGTAATTTGTATTTAACTTTCTGGTACACAAAGGGCATCCTTGGGGATACTTTACTCTGATGTAGCTCTTCATGCTGACCGAGAGGGTCTGTAATTATTGAGATGCTTTTGGAGATGTATTAAAGTGACAACTAACAACTAGTTTTCTTAATTTGCCATGTTTCCTTTTATTGAGTTCAATTTGCAGTGCTGCCTTCCCACAATCAAGAGAGAAACTGCCCGCTGACGGTACAATAAACAGGGTTAGTTTGCGATATGGTGGCAAATCTCAAAGTTTCATGctataattttcttttcagcatCTTAATTGTAGCTTTCAAGTCCCTCACTGTGTTTTTGGGCTGCGATATGACGACCAAACCCAGCCTGAAATATTTACACAACTTCCAAACATTAGAAATCAGAAGCGTTATTTTTAGACCTGATTGATGTGTGAAATCTGTCGTCTGCCAGCtcgttttttttcagttatttcagtGCGTGAGGGTCATGCTGTAGTCTacaaaatctcatctcatctgggTTTGGTCAGCTTCGAGTCATGGCACCTGGATAAAAACTTCACTTCCGTCTCTTTCCGCTCGCCGACCTTAGATAAAAATGTTAACATCAATATAGAAAGACAAATATTAGAAAGAAGTTGAGACTGATCCAATGTACCCTGCAGCAGTCCGTCAAAGAGGACTGTTCTTTGTGAGTTTGGAGACACTGGCTACCTGCTCATACACCTGCACCTGCGGTAAATAAATCCGTGCCGTGTTTCCTGGGAAAACTGATTCACAGTTTGTGGCTCTCCAATAAATCATCATTCTGGCATCTCCGCATCCTACAAAGTGTATCAGAGGAAGTTATCCCTCAGCACCATCCTCTCACTGGTTTCGCTTCCTAGATATCAAACTACAACGCGGCAAGCGCCAGCTTTTCTGCACAGACTTACTGCCTCAAAAATCTTGGGCACAAGACCCTTTTTGCTGGTTTCTTTTGGTAAAGGTaagtaaaagtgtttttgtgagtgTCAATTCCTGATAAGTGCTGCCGTCCGTGCCTTCTGTTTGTGCTGCTCCGGCAAGTTTATCCTCTCAGTTCCAGCATACAAAGAGGATGTCAGACATCTAGTCTATGTGCCAGTAACTCCCAACAGAACGGGAGTTTCGtttagcattattttttttttgcggctGATGTGAAGAGCGACCCCTGTGAAGTTGCTCTGCAGAGCGTCTCTTATGTCTCTGATAGGCGGCTGACCGGAGCATCCACGGGCCCCATCATCCTGTACTTCTCCTCTAGAAGAGGCTCGTTGCCCTGAAGGTGGATGACTGTCTTAGAGTGGAGCCCGACCCGGCTCTCCTGGTTCCTCTTGTTGTAGATGTTGACCCTGTGCTCCAGCTCGGGGCTGGCTTTCGTGGAACCCGTCGGGCTGGGCGGTTTGAGGTTGACGGGGTCCAGGCCCTTCTGGGTGAGACACGAGTCCTCGGAAAGCGAGGAGAGCAGCTCCTGCACCACGGCGCTGGGACTCCCCCTGGGCTGAGTGCCCAGGGCCAGAGGGCTGCTGTAGGGCGGGGGGTAGCAGCGCTGGTCGCTGTAGTCCGTGGAGGTGGAGGCCTCGCGCACCGTGGAGCTGCAGTCCATGCTGGAGCCCAGCGTGTGGCTGCTGATGCTGTGCTGTCGCGCGCTGAAGCTGGTGCGAGAGACGGTTGTCGTGGAGGCCTCGCTGACCGAGCTGCCCGTGCGCTGCAGGCGGCTGGACGGCACCGCGTCGGCGCTCACCAGAGAGGAGGGGAGCTGACTGGGGTTGTTAGGCAGGTGCACGTCTATGGCTGCTGTTGTGATGACGCGCGCCGGGTCTGGGATCCCTGTGTCTACAAAAACACGCAACATACAGGTCATATAGGAATAGTGAGGCGCTACATGGGTCATAAATGAGACTGAAACAACAGCTTGTTGACGCTCACCACTGCTTGGCTCACTGTAGTACTGACTGATGTAGTTGTTCATGTCGTCTTGACCATGGTGATCTGAAATAAAAGTAGGAAAACACATTCCAGTGTAAAGTTTTGAGTTGATTATGCATTAGAAAGTAGTCCCCTGAAGGACTTGACAactacacaccgatcagccacataCAACCATTGAATAAACAGTTTAGGACACACGGATGTAATTATTGGCAGGTGAATAAATCAATGCATTTGTCAACTATGTGTCCAGTTGACTCATAAAGGAGTAACAAATAATTGAAAATAGAGCAAAATATGTGTCCTAAAAAGAGAAGTTATAGTTGCTAAGAAATACTTTTCATGTATTAGTTATTGTCTTAAATAGTGGTCATAAGACAATCGATTGTTATGAATTTAATAGAAATGGgttggaaatatatatatatatattatcgcTTTTCTTatgccttgttttgttttgtgttagcTATTTATCTCTCTGTTGATGCCTTAgagtttatactgtatattgttgatgtgtgttgatgtatgtatttgttttgtacaGTTGACACAGTACATGATGATGTACACCTGCTTTctcagtgaaaaaaataaataatgtgtttaaagaaacaaaaaagacaaaaaaaatgtaacaaattgtTACATGTTTATGTGGCACTCATAGAAGATAATTTAAGAGAAATAATAAGtctaaatgcaaaaaaaggggaaatggCGACATTGTGTCCGACGCTAAATTCACCACCAATAAAACCTAGTGCAGCAAATTTTTGCCACAAAAGATGAAAATTTTCAATTACTTAAACAACGGGTCAATCATTAGACTTTGCTGATCTACGACCTGAATGAACCCGGGGTGGATGTGTATCATAGATACTAAGTGTCTCTCGTCAGTGCTATTAAAACTCCCAAAGGGCTGCTATATGGCCcatattcatttatgttttgatTTCCCATATTCATTTATGAATGTCTCAAGAGGGCCACTCATTGTGCCCCGTGACAGGGTCCATCTCCAGATGATCAATACCACATGAGTGTATGAGGTTCAGACCCAGTTAAAAGGTTGCCTGGGTAGAACACTGTGGCTCAGATGTGTGGCAGGTCGCGTGGTGATTTATAGCTCTGATAAAGGAAAAGCCTCAGTGTTGTGAGCCCTGACATCACCTGTAGTGACAGTGCTTTGCTGCTGTAAGTCCTGTAAGTTATGACCTGTCACTGTGTGAGAGGTTTATGGTCCGTGGAGTTGTGGCACCAGAATTCTGATGTGCACCGGGAGACGAATGTTTTTGAGGAGAGGGCACAAACGCTATGTCAGTGTGAAATAGCCGCCATTAATAAACCGTGATTCTCTCCAGCATGGGTGAAAGGAGGGAGCGGTGTTGTACTTTCtactgattatttttattgcttgtGTAAATTTAATATATTCAGAAAGAATATCATGTTCGATTTTCCCGAACTCAAAGCTTACAAGCATTTTCAGTTACGGGCCAAAGTCTCCAGTTCTCCAAAAGGCGGTGAATAGGACAACTATCCATGTGATGACACGATTTACCATAGAGAGCACGGCCTGAATCCTCTTGTGTGCACCGAGGTTTTTGATAGCCCGTGACACAAAGAGGTCGGGTGTTCCAGACGGTTACCTGCGGCCCCCCCGCGCTCTCTGGCTTTGGCTGGCCGGTGACGCTCGGAGGCCCCGGGGGCCAGCCCGTCCACCTCCTGGAAACTGCTGCTCTGTTTACCCCACATGTGGTGGATCTGCATGGCCGCTTCGCGCTCTGctaccaggtccaggtcctgctGCGCCAGGTGGGCCCTCAGCTGCCTGATTTCAAACTAAAAGAAAGGGAATGAGAACCAGACTAATCACACACAGACGCCTTCAGAACAAGTTTCTGTCCAGAAACTGTAACATTATTTTCTCAGacacttctctcctctcctgcgTTGACATCCGAGAGACGGGGAGCACTCAGTGGGTGCACTCACGGCTCTAAACTTATTTTTCAGCAGGGTAATGTGAGTTAATAATAGAAATATGATTATCAAATTATGAGTCAGTCAATAGATTACTCTGAGGTAATGCACAGTGCCGGCTATCAGATATCCAGAAGCCTGTGAAAGTTGTATCTGGTGATGTCATGAGATCAATTTTGTAGGTTATCTTTTATgagtatattatttttttttttccttgcgcGGCGCtttgctgccctctgctggctaCTTGCGGCTACACGTTCACACAGAAGACGTGAAACACGAGAGGACGTACGGCCTGTTCCTGGCAGATCTGGGTGAGACGGTCAAGCTGTTCCTCCCTCACCGCCTTGGCCTTCTCATACTGCTGGATCTCCAGCTCCATTTCCACCTTCACTTGCAGCACATAGGCTAGAACAACAACATACATTATGGTCAGTTCACCTACAGATAAAATGCGGCTGTCAGTTCTGATTTAACTAAACTATAAATTCATTTAGAGTCGTCGTTTATGTGGTCTAAAAACAGCTGACCGGTGTCCTGTTGAAATAAAAGCCGGGATGCTTCTACTACGTGCTCTCATAAATCATCCCGTTGAACACGTCTTGTGCTCTATTCAAAGCCACATGGGGGAGCAGcgtgattaaaaataaagaccCCATTACATTAAACACCCGTATTCTTCCATGTGTGAGCACTGGACACAGGTACAATAGACCATGTCCTACCATTGttgttggaggaaaaaaaaaaaactaaaaaaagcgGAAAAACTAATTGTGCAACAGCCTTAAGACTGAATGTGGCCAACAGCGCTGAGAGCCCAGTGCAGCATCTATCTTTGTGACCTGACAGCAGAGGACAGGACGCACGGGACATCAGCCCCTCCCAGCCTCACCGTCAATGATCCTCTTGACCCTCCAGATGCGCAGTGTGATGATGAGACCGATAGCATCCCAGGGGCTGCTGGGGCCGTTGGCCACTGTGGAGGCCACCATGGGGGCCAGAGAGAGTACGATGACAGCTCCATCAAACACCTGAgaaaacgcacaaacacacacacacagacacacacacgtatgtaaCAGGTTACTGTGAAGCTTCTATAGTTGGCCCGCTGAGCTATGACATTGAGGAAATGACACTGCAGTGATAGGGGCTCAGAGTCAGGACTAATGGGACTCGCGGGAGCTTACCTCTACTTTGTTCTCTATGTAATCCCATATCCCCAGCACCACGATCCTGAACACCGTCTGAGACAGTCAGAGggacggagatggagaaggagagcaGGTTACACAAGAAGGGGcaagatggaggaaaacaaggacaaacagaccGGGAGAGACGGCGGATGATGGGGGCAGTTTGTTGTAATTCTCAACAATAAACCCGACAATCACAGTAAACGTCGTCTGCACTGATAATTCACGACATCAAATTCATACAGATCCCAGATGGGGCGCTAGGATTCCAACAATCCGAGACTCTGCATTCAGCTCTTTCTGCTGACACAGTAGCGGGCTGCAGAGAACGGACGAGCAAACCTTCCTATTCTGCTCATTTCTCATAGCCAAGGTTACTCTGGAGCAGGATCCGGCCGACGTACTAATTCCGCTGCTTCATCGTGGCACTTCCCCTGCTGCTAAGCAAAACCCCAGCTAAACacgaggcagcagcagcagcagcagcagcagcagcagcagggtggTCGTGTGTAAGGAATGAAGACAAGTGTGGCTGGCTGTAAAGAAAATGGTAATCAATACACCTGAGGCCTCAGAGTCCATTTAAAACCAGTGGAATAGCTtcaatatgcatttttaaatgtcagggcTGCGGATCAATCAAATAACCCGAGAGGGAACGACGGTGTCAGCTTTAGCTACAGCACTAACTCGAGTATTTGTAGAGAACTGATGCAGACTCTTTGTTAACCTTCTTCACAGTTACTGGAACAGCAGTGGTTCACCTGCACTAGTCAGAGCCTAGTCATAGGGAAAAGGTGACATTGTATATTGTATCAAGAATCTGCTTCACTGGCTTCACATACTGCACGGCACGGCGTTAATGGACAGGCCGCTGCATCAGCTGTAAGCGACACTGTTTTTGCGTTGACCACGTTGGGGGGAGACTCACCTCGGTGAAGAACACGGAGAGGATGGCCAGGCTGATCCAGTGGATGATGCTGGCAAACTGGGACGCATTATTAACTGGGGGTATAAAACAGAACAGCTGATTATTGTTTATGTGACGTGCAGCGGGGAAACACAAGTATCAAACACGCTGCACAACAACGCCGCCGAGGTGCAGTAAAGtgataaaaatgaacacatcGAGGCTCACGCGTACATAAGTGCGGACGAAAGCGCGGAGCGTCATCATAAATATCAATTGATGTGCATGCATGCGCCTGTATCGCCCCGTCTATTCAGCCTAAGTGTGGACAGACTCAAGCAGCCCTCCGCTCTCAGCTGAGGCATTTCTCTTCACGCGCCACATCTCCGcccatctgtctttgtttgctGTGCTCAGTGATCTGTCCATCAACCCATTCATCTTGCGCCGGCCCTCCCCGCAATCATCCACCAGCCAACTCTGTATTGCTTGATCCCTTTGTCCGCTCTCTCCCTTCACACATTTGTCTTACTTTCCCTTTGTCTGGTCAATCAGTCAGTCTCGGGGGAACAGTCGAGTCTTGAATGCATTTGGATGCTGCCGGAGCAGGACCGCGCGTGTCAGCAGTCTGACGTCGGAGAGGCCGTCACCCCTGACCTTCCGCTTATGACAGATGAGGAATGCGTGAGCCGCGCTTAGGCGGCGTAGATAAAGGTGACACCGGGGTGACGCGGGGTCAGACTGGAATTTCGACCGCATGACATTCTGCGTTAACTTTGGAATATTAATGGGACGGTTACGTTCCCAAGTCCGTGATTGATCAGGGCCTCGGGTCCCAGAATGGATCATCAGTGACGTGTAGTGTAGACATACTGTACAGGCCCGGCTTAGCAGCTTTGTACTTAACAAGCGTCTGCACCTGCTCACATGCACGCTGTCGGTATCTGAGAGATGAAGTGGTTTCATTTCCTTCTTAAGCAGCTGTGCTTGCTCACGATCAAAATATTTACTTCAGTCTCTACACACCAGACCCAAAAGGTTAAATGAGTATTAAATTGTGTCTGATGGTATTTTTCTCTtcatataaaaagaaagaaatgagaaatagCTTCATATTTTACCGGTCTGCCTCTAGTATGTGTAGTACACCAAACTAGAGTTTTGTAATATAATGTAGTACAAGTATCttgcttggtttttatttatcgCTTTAACCTCTGCGAGCGCATCTTTCTGCGGCTTGGCTTTTATGCTAATTAAGGTGTAGTGAACTTGATCCTTTGTCTTAGGTATCGTTGTGGGTGTGTCGACCGAATGCCTTTGAATAATAATTAGTAAACAATTGTGCTTAGCAGTCTACTTTCCCGCCTCACCAGGAAGGCCTTCGCCGGCCAGCTAGGACTATAACAAGCTGCCTCCGCCCGGTGGTATGCTCTCAAAAGTCCAAACCGCATCACTTTAAGTTTTCCATCACTCACACTGCAGCAGCTTGGCGTCTATGAGCAGctccagcatcagcagcagcaccaccagaATGACGCAGGCCACCAGGAAGCAGTTGAAGCCCGCTGACAGCAGACAGACCTGCCACAGCGCTGCCCTTCGTCCACAGCACGGCTTCAGCCAGTTGGACCTGagcggggaggaggggagaaggCGGGAGACACAGAGAAGGTGGTTTGAGGAGCTCGAGGGCACGGTGATAATAAACTAAAGGGACTTGGCGTGGTTTTTATATGAAAACTAATGCTTGGCGCGGATCCGACGGCCAGTGCGCGAGGTCAAGGCGGTAAAACACGGGGAACGTCAAGGCAAACAAATGGTGAGACGCGTCCAACCTTGACTTTGCTCAGATTTCCATCGGTTGACGTTGCTCCGCGTATTTTTCAGCAGAGGGCACTGTTCCGCACACGTATACAAAGAAGGCATGCTGAAATCCATTTACACACTTAAATTTCATGTTGCGCTCATGTCCATATGGTCCACTAGCACCGAGATAGTAAACAGCATGAAGTGTTTCTGTGCACGTCATTGCAtctctgaggttttttttttttcatcataaaGCTCTGTGACATATGAAAGCTCCCATCGCGAGAAGAGATCAGCCCGCTGTGTGAaatcctcctccccccttcacTGGGTGAAACTGCCCGGCTAACTGCCTGTTCAAACGTCCATCTGGATGACTGTTTTGGTAACAGCCTGGCTAGTAGTTATTTTGGCTCCCTTCTAGTTTGAGCGCTGGACGACTGGCTTTGCTATCTGGCTGGCAGGCTAACCACACCATGTAGCTCCGCTGGCCTGATAGCCCGGCTGCACGTGCACCATCTGGAGGGTGAGAGACGCACACAGCCAAAAAGATGTTTGCAGAACTGAATGACAATTCCTTCAGCTGATTTTCCGATGACAATGTTTGTGCCGTGTGTGCTTGGCTGACGGAGCATCAGAGCGAAGACACGAAGGAGGGATTTTCATTGGTCGCAAAGCCCAACACTGGTGTGTTATATGAGCCGTGATTCCCTGTGGTGATTCCGCTAGTGCTTCATGCTATAGCTCCCCTCGCATGGCTTTACTTTTTCTATTAGTTTGCCGTGTGTCACGTCCCTAGTGCTACACTGCACAGAGATGCAAGTGTCAGGCCTGCCTTGAATGCTATCACACACAAGTCCCTCCAATCAGAGACAGAGACTCTAGGGGATTTATGgtcaataaataatgacaaatctcCAGGAGCCACACAGGGCTTTCCTGTTCCTTTTGCAACTCTGCTGCGTTCCACATGCACGCTAACCAGATTTACCCTGGGAAGCAAAATGCACGCGCACACGTGTGGTCGCTATCCTTTCTCAGAGGCAACACCGAGAAAGGCAGTACTGCCCAGCCCCCTACCCCCACCCCATCGAAAATAGCTGTCTGTTGTCACCTGTCCCCCATAGGATGAAAGCTGCGGGCAATGTCTGTCAGAGGACAAGAGAGGAGGCAATTTATTCCACTCTTCTCTCGCTCCGGCTCAGAATGAAGGAGGCAAATGCGGAGAGAGGAAGCGGGGCGCAGCCAGTTCAAAGGCACTGGGATTCATCCAAAAGAGAACTGAAGAGAGAgccagggaggagggaggggagatggagaaggaagaatgagaaagagagaacagaggaagatGCAGACTGAGTTAAAGGATCATTCTGACTCATTATACCCTgggccattttttttaatttatttatttgaaagtaGTTTTGTTCATCATTTCAATTGATTAAGATTGTTTTACTTGGagtatttcagttttattcttcTTGTGTATTCTGTAACTAGCCCAAAACTCAAGCCACTTCATggaagacatgaaaaaaaaacaatggatcATTTATCGAA is part of the Mugil cephalus isolate CIBA_MC_2020 chromosome 10, CIBA_Mcephalus_1.1, whole genome shotgun sequence genome and encodes:
- the tmem266 gene encoding transmembrane protein 266 isoform X1 → MSNAVAPPRAGASELEVISQQVEEDNQCVAPVQLVSFAYRDLPLAALDISLAGSQLISNPDEEDNRDGSNWLKPCCGRRAALWQVCLLSAGFNCFLVACVILVVLLLMLELLIDAKLLQFNNASQFASIIHWISLAILSVFFTETVFRIVVLGIWDYIENKVEVFDGAVIVLSLAPMVASTVANGPSSPWDAIGLIITLRIWRVKRIIDAYVLQVKVEMELEIQQYEKAKAVREEQLDRLTQICQEQAFEIRQLRAHLAQQDLDLVAEREAAMQIHHMWGKQSSSFQEVDGLAPGASERHRPAKARERGGAADHHGQDDMNNYISQYYSEPSSDTGIPDPARVITTAAIDVHLPNNPSQLPSSLVSADAVPSSRLQRTGSSVSEASTTTVSRTSFSARQHSISSHTLGSSMDCSSTVREASTSTDYSDQRCYPPPYSSPLALGTQPRGSPSAVVQELLSSLSEDSCLTQKGLDPVNLKPPSPTGSTKASPELEHRVNIYNKRNQESRVGLHSKTVIHLQGNEPLLEEKYRMMGPVDAPVSRLSET
- the tmem266 gene encoding transmembrane protein 266 isoform X3; the encoded protein is MGDRSNWLKPCCGRRAALWQVCLLSAGFNCFLVACVILVVLLLMLELLIDAKLLQFNNASQFASIIHWISLAILSVFFTETVFRIVVLGIWDYIENKVEVFDGAVIVLSLAPMVASTVANGPSSPWDAIGLIITLRIWRVKRIIDAYVLQVKVEMELEIQQYEKAKAVREEQLDRLTQICQEQAFEIRQLRAHLAQQDLDLVAEREAAMQIHHMWGKQSSSFQEVDGLAPGASERHRPAKARERGGAADHHGQDDMNNYISQYYSEPSSDTGIPDPARVITTAAIDVHLPNNPSQLPSSLVSADAVPSSRLQRTGSSVSEASTTTVSRTSFSARQHSISSHTLGSSMDCSSTVREASTSTDYSDQRCYPPPYSSPLALGTQPRGSPSAVVQELLSSLSEDSCLTQKGLDPVNLKPPSPTGSTKASPELEHRVNIYNKRNQESRVGLHSKTVIHLQGNEPLLEEKYRMMGPVDAPVSRLSET
- the tmem266 gene encoding transmembrane protein 266 isoform X2, translated to MYYVLFVTQTCNIRGMTQRSNWLKPCCGRRAALWQVCLLSAGFNCFLVACVILVVLLLMLELLIDAKLLQFNNASQFASIIHWISLAILSVFFTETVFRIVVLGIWDYIENKVEVFDGAVIVLSLAPMVASTVANGPSSPWDAIGLIITLRIWRVKRIIDAYVLQVKVEMELEIQQYEKAKAVREEQLDRLTQICQEQAFEIRQLRAHLAQQDLDLVAEREAAMQIHHMWGKQSSSFQEVDGLAPGASERHRPAKARERGGAADHHGQDDMNNYISQYYSEPSSDTGIPDPARVITTAAIDVHLPNNPSQLPSSLVSADAVPSSRLQRTGSSVSEASTTTVSRTSFSARQHSISSHTLGSSMDCSSTVREASTSTDYSDQRCYPPPYSSPLALGTQPRGSPSAVVQELLSSLSEDSCLTQKGLDPVNLKPPSPTGSTKASPELEHRVNIYNKRNQESRVGLHSKTVIHLQGNEPLLEEKYRMMGPVDAPVSRLSET